The following proteins come from a genomic window of Anopheles ziemanni chromosome 3, idAnoZiCoDA_A2_x.2, whole genome shotgun sequence:
- the LOC131284155 gene encoding uncharacterized protein LOC131284155 — translation MSSTNALPDTFVEGFHDEQFVKRMEYVPFGRTGLKVSKISLGTGTLSQLYGDLDETEGIAAVQLAVRRGINYIDTAPFYGQGRSEEVLGKALRTIPRGAYYVATKVARYERDFERMFDYSAKKTRESVDKSLKLLGVDYIDVVQIHDIEFAPNLEVVLQETLPTLEALRKEGKIKYIGVSAYPMDILKQAISEVPGRFDTVLCYSRNTLFDDSLKDFLPFFLENRLAVICASGHAMGLLTNAGPQPWHPAHEQTKVVCREAAEYCRQNGVELGKLAMHHFIQLAGPSTFLSGMQTQQLVTINLDAFFSGLTVKEAEVIAYLKESVFTKIEKTHWEGVEVEIVRAALKGVTK, via the exons ATGTCTTCTACCAACGCGCTTCCGGATACCTTCGTTGAAGGCTTTCACGATGAGCAGTTTGTGAAACGTATGGAATATGTTCCGTTCGGTCGAACGGGACTGAAAGTGTCGAAGATATCCCTTGGTACTGGAACACTTAGTCAACTGTACGG GGATCTGGATGAAACGGAAGGTATAGCAGCGGTTCAGCTGGCGGTACGACGCGGTATAAACTACATCGATACGGCACCCTTCTACGGCCAGGGTCGCTCGGAAGAGGTTCTTGGCAAGGCGCTGAGAACGATTCCTCGTGGTGCTTACTACGTGGCCACGAAAGTCGCACGCTACGAACGGGACTTTGAGCGGATGTTTGATTATTCTGCGAAGAAAACCCGGGAAAGCGTTGACAAAAGTCTCAAGCTACTTGGAGTGGACTACATCGATGTAGTCCAAATCCACGACATCGAGTTTGCGCCCAACCTGGAGGTGGTACTGCAGGAAACGCTACCCACACTAGAAGCGCTACGcaaagagggaaaaataaaatacatcgGTGTGTCCGCCTATCCGATGGACATCCTGAAGCAGGCCATCTCGGAAGTACCCGGACGGTTCGACACCGTTCTATGCTATTCCCGAAACACTCTGTTCGATGATTCGTTGAAAGATTTTCTGCCTTTCTttttggaaaatcgactaGCTGTCATTTGTGCCTCCGGACATGCCATGGGTCTGCTGACGAACGCTGGCCCTCAACCGTGGCATCCGGCGCACGAGCAAACGAAAGTCGTCTGCCGGGAAGCGGCAGAGTACTGCCGACAGAATGGTGTAGAACTTGGTAAGCTGGCGATGCATCACTTCATCCAACTGGCTGGACCTTCGACATTCCTCAGTGGAATGCAAACGCAACAGCTAGTGACCATTAATCTGGACGCTTTCTTCTCCGGCCTAACGGTAAAGGAGGCGGAAGTGATAGCCTATCTGAAGGAAAG CGTGTTTACGAAGATAGAGAAAACTCACTGGGAAGGCGTTGAGGTGGAAATTGTCCGAGCGGCTTTAAAAGGCGTCACAAAATGA
- the LOC131284156 gene encoding uncharacterized protein LOC131284156, producing the protein MAIEKSAVAAVCCCLLLLPAYSVLAKSSEEKSEESLFEQDLGDQFKIDASTQGLQKVNLRCGADSMRIELKTEEDFQGVMYTRGSYYKQTKPCFVKPERAGRTLEMKFNLDQCQTVNNGEVYSNIVVVQHDPDIVTPGDAAFAVECDFRKPRGVTVSSEIQARDSDQTPASRITLTSPDPSANAHAPNEHNSVHSTSGSVTFVPSRFRNGTQSLPEQRVRGTVETVEIHTTQQPPTTQDHRDEL; encoded by the exons ATGGCCATCGAGAAGAGTGCCGTAGCTGCCGTCTGTTGCTGTCTTTTGCTGCTTCCGGCGTACAGTGTTCTTGCTAAAAGCTCGGAGGAAAAATCGGAAG AGAGCCTTTTCGAGCAGGACTTAGGCGACCAGTTCAAGATCGATGCGTCGACGCAGGGTCTGCAGAAGGTGAACCTTCGATGCGGGGCCGATTCGATGCGCATCGAGCTGAAGACGGAGGAAGACTTCCAGGGCGTCATGTACACACGGGGTAGCTACTACAAGCAGACGAAGCCGTGCTTCGTGAAACCGGAACGAGCCGGCCGGACGCTCGAGATGAAGTTTAACCTCGACCAATGCCAGACGGTAAACAACGGCGAGGTGTACTCGAACATTGTGGTCGTCCAGCACGATCCGGACATCGTTACGCCCGGGGATGCTGCGTTCGCCGTCGAGTGCGATTTCCGCAAGCCGCGCGGAGTGACGGTCAGCTCGGAGATTCAGGCACGCGATAG CGATCAGACACCAGCGTCACGCATCACACTAACCAGTCCGGACCCGTCAGCGAACGCACACGCGCCGAACGAGCACAATTCGGTCCACAGCACTTCCGGTTCGGTCACGTTCGTACCGAGCCGCTTCCGGAACGGCACACAGTCGCTTCCGGAGCAGCGCGTCCGGGGGACGGTCGAAACGGTCGAAATTCACACAACACAACAGCCACCAACAACACAGGATCATCGTGACGAGTTGTGA